In Ruminococcaceae bacterium R-25, one genomic interval encodes:
- a CDS encoding hypoxanthine phosphoribosyltransferase encodes MAINTDQVLVSHSEIEEMLDRLSSELNRDYGDEPLVVVGILTGAFIFTADLVRRLKMPVIVDFMQVSSYVGEFSTGELKIKKDMSYDIKDMNVLIVEDIIDTGRTLALLKEQLLKRQPKSLKICTAFDKPSRRVNDLVPDYNGITVPDEFIVGYGLDLDGKYRDFDDIRIVRKE; translated from the coding sequence ATGGCTATCAATACTGATCAGGTGTTAGTTTCTCATAGTGAGATCGAGGAGATGCTCGACCGTCTGAGTAGCGAACTCAACCGCGACTACGGTGATGAACCCCTTGTGGTCGTCGGCATCCTTACCGGAGCTTTTATCTTTACTGCTGACCTTGTAAGAAGACTTAAGATGCCTGTAATAGTTGACTTTATGCAGGTCTCATCTTATGTCGGAGAGTTCTCCACGGGAGAGCTCAAGATCAAGAAGGATATGTCTTATGACATCAAGGATATGAATGTCCTCATTGTCGAAGACATCATCGATACGGGAAGAACTCTTGCACTCCTTAAGGAGCAGCTCCTTAAGAGACAGCCCAAGTCACTTAAGATCTGTACGGCTTTTGACAAGCCGAGCAGAAGAGTTAATGACCTTGTGCCTGATTATAACGGAATCACGGTTCCGGATGAATTCATTGTCGGATATGGTCTTGACCTTGACGGCAAATACAGAGATTTCGACGACATTAGGATCGTAAGAAAGGAATAA
- a CDS encoding tRNA(Ile)-lysidine synthase: MKKEETVKILDEVLEFSKSKGLFDCGIIVVGLSGGPDSVALFHILKGLRNCFDISCDIYALHCNHHLRPGVCDEEAKLVSDLCKENHVELKILDFDCKGFAELNHISEETAGRVLRYEAFEQYAKALEKATGKTVRIAIAHHKDDVSETMMMNLFRGSGLEGLVNPKPVNGRIIRPLLCLKKSELVDYLDILGVSYAIDQTNLTTEGTRNTWRNDIFPKIAESYGDPTVPLTRTYKLLSDDLDFINSSAAEAYCKGRKLISGYPVLAVSEVTGIHKAMKSRVIRSLWLETFGDLIDFEESNLNDCFGLIDNGAGGEVLLDMPFGRKAYRFGDIFAFGTEDGVKELACKIAEDKGFLVAGGPVSLEISLPEDGETEVKIPNSAYILKTRIIENACELEYNNHSWFCPIEALAEGKITLGNSAGTGSALRMKRAGSNGSKELNRLMTDLKIPESARAQILFVKKDGDILWLPGFGHGLGFTNAVSLDKYIASGQDGAGSGTFVRIALERQ, from the coding sequence TTGAAAAAAGAAGAGACAGTTAAGATCTTAGACGAGGTCCTTGAATTTTCAAAAAGCAAAGGACTGTTTGACTGCGGCATTATAGTTGTTGGTCTGTCAGGAGGTCCTGATTCTGTCGCTTTATTCCATATCCTCAAGGGCCTTCGTAACTGCTTCGACATCAGCTGCGATATCTATGCTCTGCATTGTAATCACCATTTAAGACCGGGTGTCTGTGATGAGGAGGCAAAGCTCGTTAGTGATCTCTGCAAAGAAAACCACGTTGAACTTAAGATCCTGGATTTTGACTGTAAAGGATTTGCAGAATTAAATCACATTTCGGAAGAAACTGCCGGGAGAGTCTTAAGATATGAAGCTTTCGAGCAGTATGCAAAGGCTTTGGAAAAAGCTACAGGCAAGACGGTCCGCATAGCGATCGCCCACCACAAAGACGATGTCTCTGAAACCATGATGATGAACCTTTTCAGAGGTTCGGGATTAGAAGGCCTAGTTAATCCGAAGCCTGTAAACGGCAGGATCATAAGGCCTCTGTTGTGCCTTAAGAAGAGCGAGCTCGTAGATTACCTTGATATATTAGGTGTCAGCTACGCTATCGACCAGACAAACCTTACGACTGAAGGAACCCGCAATACCTGGCGCAACGATATCTTCCCGAAGATCGCAGAATCCTATGGTGATCCCACGGTGCCTCTTACGAGGACATATAAGCTCCTTTCAGATGACCTTGATTTCATCAACAGCTCGGCAGCTGAGGCTTACTGCAAAGGACGAAAGCTGATCTCGGGTTATCCGGTCCTTGCGGTATCAGAAGTAACGGGCATACACAAAGCAATGAAATCCAGAGTGATCAGGTCATTATGGCTTGAGACCTTTGGCGACCTCATAGATTTTGAAGAGAGCAACCTTAACGACTGTTTTGGCCTTATTGATAACGGGGCGGGAGGAGAAGTCCTTCTTGATATGCCTTTCGGGCGCAAAGCATACAGATTCGGGGACATTTTTGCCTTCGGAACAGAAGACGGCGTAAAGGAACTGGCCTGCAAAATAGCAGAAGATAAGGGCTTTCTGGTAGCCGGAGGACCGGTCAGTCTTGAAATAAGCCTTCCTGAAGACGGAGAAACTGAAGTTAAAATCCCCAATTCTGCCTATATATTAAAAACAAGAATAATTGAGAACGCGTGCGAATTGGAGTATAATAATCATTCGTGGTTTTGCCCTATTGAAGCGCTTGCTGAAGGGAAGATCACACTCGGTAATTCCGCCGGCACCGGCAGTGCCCTTCGAATGAAGAGAGCAGGTTCTAACGGCAGCAAAGAGCTCAACCGCCTTATGACTGACCTTAAGATCCCTGAGTCTGCCAGAGCGCAGATCCTCTTTGTGAAGAAGGACGGCGACATTCTGTGGTTACCGGGATTCGGACACGGCTTAGGTTTCACGAACGCCGTAAGTCTGGATAAATACATCGCATCAGGGCAGGACGGAGCAGGCTCCGGAACTTTTGTCAGGATCGCGTTAGAAAGGCAGTAA
- a CDS encoding replicative DNA helicase, with protein MADEMDYLNNLIDQGNGNDEVEVEMGLLALCMRRDTAILKIVENKIEENDFTDVRNRTIYGVIIDMFLDNAQIDRITVFSELERRGLADKAGGQRYVYRVGDKTAVQSALPSYIDAIRERSDRSKLLKAVEEVKKKALDGSMKAAETADYAITKISELRGAGETKGFEGMPEILKLTMSEITAELRDENSAKIKLGFPKLDSMLGGLRPGSLNILAARPSMGKSALAINMAQNVASNQKPVAIFSLEMSKSEIATRLMSSFMSKPVSEIVYSHKMTDSDRKQIDKALSSLAEYPIYIDDNSDTNPVTMKSKLTQLFADPKKAPKLVVIDYLQLMTMPGGSGKSRNDEVTAISRSLKLLAKDFNIPIIALSQLSRGAAQRDDHTPQLSDLRDSGAIEQDADTVMFIDRPDYYKKKDEEGGAPEEGSEKVDFKDNSEVKPAYIYLSKNRHGKTGRDSVFWIPKKTMFKEYNEKDPDDDSGSAYTRTVDGDTASQNYNFESVTTDEAPIPEPPMPDNEDIPPENDDFFAQANDSFPDGF; from the coding sequence ATGGCTGATGAGATGGACTATCTGAATAATCTTATCGATCAGGGAAACGGCAACGACGAAGTCGAAGTCGAGATGGGTCTTTTGGCGCTATGCATGCGCAGAGACACTGCTATCCTTAAGATTGTTGAGAACAAGATCGAAGAAAATGACTTTACCGATGTGCGCAACCGCACGATCTACGGGGTCATTATCGACATGTTCCTGGATAATGCCCAGATAGACCGTATCACAGTATTTTCAGAACTTGAGAGACGCGGCCTTGCTGATAAGGCCGGCGGACAGAGATATGTTTACCGTGTAGGCGACAAGACCGCTGTACAGTCCGCGCTCCCGAGCTATATCGACGCGATCAGGGAGAGGAGCGACCGTTCAAAGCTCCTGAAAGCTGTCGAAGAAGTTAAGAAGAAGGCCTTGGACGGCAGCATGAAGGCAGCTGAGACTGCAGATTATGCCATTACCAAGATTTCCGAGCTCAGAGGCGCAGGAGAGACCAAGGGCTTCGAAGGCATGCCCGAAATCCTTAAGCTCACTATGAGCGAGATCACGGCTGAATTAAGAGACGAGAATTCCGCCAAGATAAAGCTTGGCTTCCCGAAGCTCGATTCCATGCTCGGAGGCCTAAGACCGGGATCTCTTAATATCCTTGCTGCAAGACCAAGTATGGGTAAGTCAGCTCTTGCCATCAACATGGCCCAGAATGTAGCTTCGAACCAGAAGCCTGTTGCGATCTTCTCTTTGGAAATGAGTAAGTCCGAGATCGCTACTAGACTTATGTCTTCTTTCATGAGCAAGCCCGTAAGTGAGATCGTCTATTCCCATAAGATGACTGACAGTGACCGCAAGCAGATCGATAAGGCCTTAAGCAGCCTTGCCGAGTATCCGATCTATATCGATGACAATTCCGACACTAACCCTGTCACGATGAAGTCAAAGCTCACGCAGCTTTTTGCAGACCCCAAAAAGGCTCCGAAACTCGTGGTTATCGACTATCTGCAGCTCATGACGATGCCGGGCGGCAGCGGAAAATCACGTAACGATGAAGTTACCGCCATTTCCAGATCTTTGAAGCTCCTGGCAAAGGATTTCAATATTCCGATCATTGCTCTTTCACAGCTCTCCAGAGGCGCTGCGCAAAGAGATGACCACACACCGCAGCTTTCTGACTTAAGAGACTCTGGTGCTATCGAGCAGGATGCCGATACAGTAATGTTTATCGACAGGCCTGACTACTACAAGAAAAAAGATGAAGAAGGCGGAGCACCTGAGGAAGGTTCAGAGAAGGTCGATTTCAAGGATAATTCCGAAGTTAAGCCCGCATATATCTATCTGTCAAAGAACCGTCACGGCAAGACCGGCAGGGATTCCGTGTTCTGGATCCCCAAGAAGACGATGTTCAAAGAATATAACGAGAAGGATCCTGACGACGATTCCGGCAGTGCTTATACCAGGACTGTGGACGGCGATACCGCTTCACAGAACTATAATTTTGAGAGCGTAACGACGGATGAGGCTCCGATCCCGGAACCTCCTATGCCTGATAATGAAGATATTCCGCCTGAAAATGACGATTTCTTTGCCCAGGCAAATGACAGCTTCCCGGACGGGTTTTAA
- a CDS encoding LSU ribosomal protein L9P: protein MKVILLSDVKNVGKANEVVNVSDGYARNFLFKKGLAKEVTSANLNEVKLQTGAKAEHERRALIAAQEAKKILDGKVFKVVARGGADGRLYGAVTAQDISDSLKKEGFDVDKKKVVISNPIKNTGMFKTRVKLHPQVSADINVEVVTGA, encoded by the coding sequence ATGAAGGTTATACTGCTTTCTGATGTCAAGAATGTCGGCAAAGCCAACGAGGTTGTTAATGTAAGCGACGGTTATGCGAGGAATTTCCTTTTCAAGAAGGGCCTTGCAAAGGAAGTTACTTCTGCAAATCTTAATGAAGTAAAGCTTCAGACCGGTGCTAAGGCAGAGCACGAGCGCAGGGCATTGATCGCAGCACAGGAGGCCAAGAAGATCCTTGACGGCAAGGTTTTCAAGGTCGTAGCAAGAGGCGGCGCAGATGGAAGACTCTATGGCGCTGTTACTGCACAGGATATTTCCGACAGCCTTAAGAAGGAAGGCTTTGATGTCGACAAGAAGAAGGTCGTTATCTCAAACCCCATCAAGAATACGGGAATGTTTAAGACAAGAGTTAAGCTTCACCCCCAGGTATCTGCAGATATCAATGTTGAAGTAGTAACAGGTGCCTGA
- a CDS encoding SSU ribosomal protein S18P, with product MAENRAPRAGGREFAGGMRQRRTRRKVCNFCANKVESIDFMDEATLKKYISENGKILPKRMTGTCAIHQRELTTAIKRARQVAILPYTVQ from the coding sequence ATGGCAGAGAACAGAGCACCCAGAGCCGGTGGTAGAGAGTTTGCCGGCGGAATGAGGCAGAGAAGAACACGCAGGAAGGTTTGCAACTTCTGCGCTAATAAGGTTGAGTCAATCGACTTTATGGATGAGGCTACTCTCAAGAAGTATATTTCCGAGAACGGAAAGATCCTTCCTAAGAGAATGACAGGCACATGCGCAATCCATCAGCGTGAACTTACAACAGCTATCAAGCGTGCACGTCAGGTTGCTATCTTGCCCTACACGGTTCAGTAA
- a CDS encoding single-strand binding protein: MNKVELVGRLTKDPEVKLTSNQTQFCNFTIAVDRRFKDANGQRQADFINCVAWRQTAVFIQKYFHKGNRIGLVGSIQTRSYDDQNGQKKFITEVVVDEAEFVESSGVASGETYRQEPVAPTQSFSAPAPVADSVAASAPTAPNMQIDAPMGGFDEGQSGELPFEI, translated from the coding sequence ATGAACAAAGTAGAATTAGTCGGAAGACTTACTAAGGACCCGGAAGTAAAGCTTACATCCAACCAGACCCAGTTTTGCAACTTCACTATAGCTGTTGACAGACGTTTTAAGGATGCCAACGGCCAGAGACAGGCAGATTTCATCAACTGTGTTGCATGGCGTCAGACAGCAGTCTTTATTCAGAAGTATTTCCATAAAGGCAACCGCATCGGTTTGGTAGGAAGCATTCAGACCAGAAGCTACGATGATCAGAACGGTCAGAAGAAATTCATTACCGAAGTCGTTGTTGACGAGGCAGAATTCGTAGAATCATCAGGCGTTGCATCCGGTGAGACATATCGTCAGGAGCCTGTCGCTCCTACTCAGTCCTTCAGTGCACCTGCACCTGTAGCAGATTCTGTTGCAGCAAGTGCGCCTACAGCTCCCAATATGCAGATCGATGCACCTATGGGCGGTTTTGATGAAGGACAGTCCGGTGAGCTTCCATTTGAGATTTAA
- a CDS encoding SSU ribosomal protein S6P: MANQYRLITILSTAKGEEGIASLTDTIKAKIESGATIDTFDAIGTRELAYEIDGQKNGYYVQTVFTADSVFPKEIERVLKITDGVIRYLIVRVGE, encoded by the coding sequence ATGGCAAACCAATATCGTTTGATCACAATCCTTTCCACTGCAAAGGGTGAAGAGGGAATTGCTTCTCTTACTGACACAATTAAGGCTAAGATCGAATCAGGTGCTACGATTGACACATTTGATGCAATCGGAACACGTGAGCTCGCTTACGAGATTGACGGTCAGAAGAACGGCTACTATGTTCAGACAGTATTTACTGCCGATAGCGTTTTCCCTAAGGAAATTGAGCGTGTTCTCAAGATTACTGATGGTGTAATCCGTTATCTCATTGTTCGTGTCGGTGAGTAA
- a CDS encoding tRNA threonylcarbamoyl adenosine modification protein (Sua5/YciO/YrdC/YwlC family), with protein MERAKIYKKTLLIDSSDDKGLKDAAEHLVNGEVIGFPTETVYGLGCDARNGEAVKKVFAAKGRPADNPLICHIGDKAQIKDIVSEITPLAQKLIDAFMPGPITVVMKKADCIADETTAGLDTVGVRMPSHPVANKFLKLCGVPVAAPSANLSGRPSPTGARSVLEDMDGYIYAVIDGGDSEFGLESTVVDCTGTTPVILRPGAVTKADIDQVLGGGETVMSGSLADKETPRSPGMKYRHYAPFAQVEIMKMPEGTKIEGDDKAGSDGKISKATFTIEDLKKLSDDEAKELVNIASPFILRSREILQANPFARIGLYCGGEIKAMYDKMNDKLLLAHTEFCVYGKTVDVSAASHGLFEGLRFLDVQEVDTILAQGFDGEGLSVAYMNRLSKAAGKKEALVPGMPAPARPDRTPLPLDAFKDTFTASVLFVDDNNTSLSSCLESLMRRMIEKNEPYISNRESDTGVEIYCESAGLTAVDGMGPDEQMDKAVREISGFGIKNIESRRADPAIYDCNDLILTVRDEQAFAIIKAFPQIKDKVFSLSTFAAANGLVMKDSSGKVMSISVPDPTGQNFETYLHTAKALRAWLEILFPYIIKDLGASRI; from the coding sequence ATGGAACGCGCGAAAATATATAAGAAGACTTTACTTATAGATTCATCTGACGATAAGGGATTAAAGGATGCTGCAGAACACCTGGTAAACGGTGAAGTCATCGGTTTCCCTACAGAGACCGTATATGGCCTTGGCTGTGATGCGAGAAACGGCGAAGCCGTAAAGAAAGTTTTCGCGGCAAAAGGACGCCCTGCTGATAACCCGCTTATCTGCCACATCGGAGATAAGGCTCAGATAAAAGATATCGTATCCGAGATCACTCCTCTTGCACAAAAGCTGATAGATGCTTTTATGCCCGGCCCCATTACGGTCGTAATGAAAAAGGCTGATTGTATTGCTGATGAGACTACCGCAGGCCTTGATACGGTCGGTGTAAGAATGCCGTCCCATCCTGTTGCCAATAAGTTCTTAAAGCTCTGCGGCGTTCCGGTCGCAGCACCTTCTGCAAACCTTTCCGGAAGACCTTCCCCTACGGGTGCAAGGTCAGTCCTTGAAGATATGGACGGTTATATCTACGCGGTTATAGACGGAGGCGATTCCGAATTCGGTTTGGAATCCACAGTTGTTGACTGCACGGGAACGACACCTGTTATCTTAAGACCCGGTGCCGTTACAAAGGCTGATATCGATCAGGTACTGGGAGGAGGAGAGACTGTTATGTCAGGTTCATTAGCTGATAAGGAAACACCAAGATCACCCGGAATGAAGTACCGCCACTATGCGCCTTTTGCCCAGGTCGAGATAATGAAGATGCCTGAGGGCACAAAGATCGAAGGCGATGACAAGGCAGGTTCAGACGGCAAGATCTCCAAGGCTACATTTACCATTGAAGACTTAAAGAAGCTTTCTGATGATGAAGCAAAAGAATTAGTAAATATCGCATCACCGTTTATCTTAAGATCAAGAGAGATATTGCAGGCTAATCCTTTTGCGAGGATCGGCCTCTACTGCGGCGGCGAGATCAAGGCTATGTATGACAAGATGAACGACAAGCTCCTCTTAGCCCATACCGAGTTCTGCGTTTACGGAAAGACAGTAGATGTTTCCGCTGCTTCCCACGGACTTTTCGAAGGTCTGAGATTTTTGGATGTACAGGAAGTCGATACGATCCTTGCGCAGGGCTTTGACGGCGAAGGCTTGTCAGTAGCTTACATGAACAGGCTCTCTAAGGCTGCAGGCAAGAAAGAAGCATTGGTTCCCGGAATGCCCGCTCCTGCAAGACCCGACAGAACGCCTCTTCCTTTGGATGCTTTTAAGGATACGTTCACGGCATCCGTGCTTTTCGTTGACGACAACAATACTTCTTTGTCTTCATGTCTGGAATCCCTTATGAGACGCATGATAGAAAAGAACGAGCCTTACATCTCAAACAGGGAAAGTGATACCGGTGTTGAGATCTACTGCGAATCTGCAGGCCTTACGGCTGTGGACGGTATGGGGCCTGACGAACAGATGGATAAGGCTGTAAGGGAGATCTCCGGTTTCGGGATCAAGAATATCGAATCCAGAAGGGCAGATCCTGCCATTTACGACTGCAATGACCTGATCCTTACGGTAAGGGACGAACAGGCATTTGCGATAATAAAGGCCTTCCCGCAGATAAAAGACAAGGTATTTTCGCTCTCGACTTTTGCTGCTGCAAACGGTCTTGTTATGAAAGATTCGTCCGGAAAAGTCATGTCGATCTCCGTTCCTGACCCCACGGGCCAGAATTTTGAGACTTATCTTCATACTGCCAAGGCACTCAGAGCATGGCTCGAAATCCTGTTCCCCTACATAATTAAGGATCTTGGCGCTTCGAGGATCTGA
- a CDS encoding peptide chain release factor 1 (bRF-1) translates to MAIDKSKTELIKAKYEELTGTLSDPAVASRPEEYTKYSKELAALNPQVEAIRSYEACEKEIEGILDLLESGDLGGDDEMRSLANAELADAKDRLEVLEKELMIYLTPGDPRDNRSVILEIRAGAGGEESALFAGDLFKMYKGYAAIKGFDVSVVDESPTELGGYKEIVAEIDGPRVYSRMKFESGVHRVQRVPVTESGGRIHTSTATVAVLPKAEPTDVEINPNDLKIDRFRASGAGGQHINKTSSAIRITHLPTGMVVTCQDERSQIQNKEKAMEVLQSRLWDIAHQADVDAHNNERKSQVGTGDRSERIRTYNYHQGRVTDHRIGLTLYKLDAILAGDLDEIVDALTLAQAAENASSSEE, encoded by the coding sequence ATGGCAATAGATAAGAGCAAGACAGAACTCATAAAGGCAAAGTATGAAGAATTGACCGGCACATTAAGTGATCCGGCTGTTGCTTCGCGCCCTGAAGAATACACAAAGTATTCAAAAGAGCTTGCAGCGTTAAATCCCCAGGTCGAAGCTATCAGAAGCTATGAAGCCTGCGAAAAGGAGATCGAGGGGATCTTAGATCTTTTGGAGAGCGGTGATCTTGGCGGCGATGATGAGATGAGAAGTCTTGCAAATGCAGAGCTTGCCGATGCCAAAGACAGACTGGAAGTTCTCGAAAAAGAACTCATGATATATCTCACTCCGGGAGATCCCAGGGACAACAGATCAGTAATCCTGGAGATCAGGGCAGGTGCCGGCGGTGAAGAATCCGCGCTCTTTGCAGGCGACCTTTTCAAGATGTATAAGGGTTATGCCGCAATAAAAGGTTTTGACGTAAGCGTTGTTGACGAGAGCCCGACAGAGCTTGGCGGTTATAAGGAAATAGTTGCCGAGATCGACGGCCCCAGAGTCTATTCCAGAATGAAGTTTGAGAGCGGCGTTCACAGAGTTCAGCGCGTTCCCGTTACCGAGTCAGGCGGAAGGATCCATACATCTACTGCAACCGTAGCAGTGCTCCCTAAGGCTGAGCCTACCGATGTCGAGATCAATCCGAATGATCTTAAGATCGACAGATTCAGAGCTTCAGGCGCAGGCGGACAGCATATCAACAAGACATCTTCAGCTATCAGGATCACGCACCTTCCTACAGGCATGGTGGTTACCTGCCAGGACGAGAGATCCCAGATCCAGAATAAGGAAAAGGCTATGGAAGTCCTTCAGAGCCGTTTGTGGGATATCGCTCACCAGGCTGACGTTGATGCACATAACAACGAGAGAAAATCCCAGGTCGGAACAGGTGACAGGTCCGAAAGGATCCGCACATATAATTACCATCAGGGAAGAGTTACCGATCACAGGATCGGATTGACACTGTATAAATTGGATGCGATACTTGCCGGCGATCTTGATGAGATCGTGGATGCGCTTACTCTGGCACAGGCTGCCGAGAATGCATCTTCAAGCGAGGAATGA
- a CDS encoding zinc ribbon protein: protein MSKFCPMCGVQATDGANFCMKCGFDFRTLESAAAPAPAPGPAPAAAPVAPVQVQQPVTPENWVINTGVVNPNPVPGYEEYNPTFHCRCEHCFFEFDYHVYDLGHRTWYPQGFVYCPRCQKPLRHKLEYEVLTNVQPTMPPAPQA from the coding sequence ATGAGCAAGTTTTGTCCTATGTGCGGAGTACAGGCAACAGACGGCGCTAATTTCTGCATGAAATGCGGATTCGATTTCCGCACGCTCGAGTCAGCAGCAGCTCCCGCACCTGCACCCGGACCTGCTCCTGCGGCAGCACCCGTGGCACCCGTTCAGGTCCAGCAGCCTGTCACACCCGAAAACTGGGTCATTAATACAGGCGTTGTAAATCCCAACCCTGTACCGGGATATGAAGAATACAATCCGACATTTCATTGCAGATGTGAGCACTGCTTTTTCGAATTCGATTACCATGTTTACGATCTGGGTCACAGAACCTGGTATCCGCAGGGATTCGTTTACTGCCCGCGCTGCCAGAAACCTCTGAGACATAAGCTCGAATATGAGGTGCTGACAAATGTCCAGCCGACAATGCCGCCTGCACCCCAGGCTTAA
- a CDS encoding putative hydrolase of HD superfamily — protein sequence MFDQERFEKQLAFIREIDKEKMIGRQSYLTDGKTLENDAEHAWHMAIMTVLLKEYANEEIDVLKTVTMLLIHDLVEVYAGDTYAYDEEGKKTQAEREAKAADRIYSILPEDQGEYLKSLWVEFEEQKTAEAKFARTMDCFQPLILNDATNGKAWKEHEVRKSWVYKRNQTTANGSSDIWDYARENLIEKNVRNGNIIDDSKEE from the coding sequence ATGTTTGATCAGGAAAGATTTGAAAAGCAGCTGGCGTTCATAAGAGAGATAGACAAGGAAAAGATGATAGGGCGTCAGAGCTATCTTACTGACGGCAAGACTCTGGAAAACGATGCCGAACATGCCTGGCACATGGCGATAATGACCGTCCTTCTTAAAGAGTATGCAAATGAAGAGATCGACGTCTTAAAGACGGTCACGATGCTCCTTATCCATGACCTTGTCGAAGTATATGCAGGCGATACATATGCATACGATGAGGAAGGAAAGAAGACTCAGGCTGAGCGCGAAGCAAAAGCTGCCGACAGGATCTACAGCATCCTTCCTGAAGATCAGGGCGAATACTTAAAATCCCTCTGGGTTGAATTCGAAGAACAAAAAACTGCTGAAGCCAAGTTTGCCAGGACCATGGACTGCTTCCAGCCCCTGATTCTTAACGATGCAACAAACGGAAAAGCATGGAAGGAACATGAAGTAAGGAAGAGCTGGGTCTATAAGCGCAATCAGACCACAGCTAACGGTTCTTCAGATATCTGGGATTATGCGAGGGAAAACCTGATCGAAAAGAATGTCCGTAACGGCAATATAATCGACGACAGCAAGGAAGAGTAA
- a CDS encoding 7-cyano-7-deazaguanine reductase, whose translation MREKEGLTKLGSNGTKYSQDYDPSVLETFVNKHQDNDYFVKFNCPEFTSLCPITGQPDFATITISYVPSVRMVESKSLKLYLFSFRNHGDFHEDCVNIIMKDLIKLMDPKYIEVWGKFTPRGGISIDPYCNYGMPGTKWEKVAEDRLFNHDMYPEKVDNR comes from the coding sequence ATGCGTGAGAAAGAAGGACTTACCAAGCTCGGAAGCAACGGCACTAAGTACAGTCAGGATTACGATCCGTCCGTTCTGGAGACTTTCGTAAACAAGCACCAGGACAACGACTACTTTGTAAAATTCAACTGCCCTGAATTTACGAGCCTTTGCCCGATCACAGGACAGCCTGACTTTGCAACGATCACGATCTCATACGTTCCTTCAGTACGTATGGTCGAGAGCAAATCGTTAAAGCTCTATCTGTTTTCGTTCAGAAATCACGGCGACTTTCATGAGGACTGCGTAAACATAATCATGAAAGATCTTATCAAGCTCATGGATCCTAAATATATCGAAGTATGGGGCAAGTTCACTCCCCGTGGAGGCATTTCCATCGATCCGTACTGCAATTACGGCATGCCTGGAACGAAATGGGAAAAGGTGGCAGAGGACAGGCTCTTTAACCACGATATGTATCCTGAGAAAGTGGATAACAGATAA
- a CDS encoding protease prsW family protein — protein sequence MLFALALIPVIGLLIFIYFNDKKEKEPIWLLLLLFGVGAASVVSAIVLELIGGLILGAVFPTDSVIKGTLDAMLIVAPAEELGKFIVLRSITWKNKHFNYSYDAIVYAVFVSLGFAALENITYVFGSGVGTAFLRMFTAVPGHACFGVFMGFFYSKAKYASLTNKKGACTGFTALAILLPIIIHGIYDAILMGGGSSDEAILSGLSLILWIGFVIALFVVSIIFVIRSSRHDFCIISLPVEGGAVIQTIYRPAIVGGWTCTCGSVNQLNFCPKCGKQRPMSTTWYCPVCATPSAFNFCGHCGCPRPQA from the coding sequence ATGTTATTTGCTTTGGCTTTGATCCCCGTAATCGGACTTCTGATATTTATCTATTTCAATGACAAGAAGGAAAAAGAGCCTATCTGGCTTTTGCTGCTCTTATTCGGTGTTGGAGCCGCATCCGTTGTATCTGCTATTGTCCTGGAACTTATCGGCGGTTTGATATTGGGTGCTGTTTTCCCGACGGATTCGGTGATCAAGGGCACATTGGATGCAATGCTGATAGTTGCTCCTGCAGAGGAATTGGGAAAGTTCATTGTCTTAAGATCCATCACATGGAAGAACAAGCACTTCAATTACAGCTATGACGCTATCGTTTATGCGGTCTTTGTCTCATTGGGATTTGCAGCTCTTGAAAATATCACTTATGTTTTCGGAAGCGGAGTCGGCACAGCCTTCCTTCGTATGTTTACGGCAGTTCCCGGCCATGCCTGCTTTGGTGTATTTATGGGATTCTTCTACAGCAAGGCGAAGTATGCGAGCCTTACGAACAAAAAGGGAGCATGCACGGGATTTACTGCTCTCGCTATACTCCTCCCGATTATTATCCATGGAATCTACGATGCCATCTTAATGGGCGGCGGATCTTCAGACGAAGCGATCCTCTCAGGTTTGAGCCTCATTCTGTGGATCGGCTTTGTAATTGCATTGTTTGTCGTTTCGATAATATTTGTAATCAGATCTTCCAGACACGATTTCTGCATCATATCTTTGCCTGTTGAGGGCGGTGCTGTGATCCAGACAATTTACAGACCTGCTATCGTCGGCGGCTGGACATGCACATGCGGCAGCGTAAACCAGTTGAACTTCTGTCCGAAGTGCGGCAAACAACGTCCGATGTCCACCACATGGTATTGCCCTGTGTGTGCTACGCCTTCAGCTTTCAATTTCTGCGGCCACTGCGGCTGCCCCAGGCCTCAGGCTTAA